The Panicum hallii strain FIL2 chromosome 9, PHallii_v3.1, whole genome shotgun sequence genome has a window encoding:
- the LOC112876079 gene encoding uncharacterized protein LOC112876079, giving the protein METVVQTTPELPQEILMDIFALLEIPDLVRAGSVCSSWNNAYTRIRNIGQKKQAQTPCLLYTSESAGENVACLYSLAEKRAYKLTLPEPSIHRRYLIGSSHGWVITVDERSEMHLVNPITSEQIALPSVITIEQVEPIYDNTGAICKYNYSMDTKMSVTRRSLTLALGKLRYYFHHKAHIFYDASVGSYIVVFIHNPFGQLVFARLGDEKWTRLSSYTNFQDCIYQDGVLYAVTAFGEIAFDLSGPVVGAKIIMDRVSDFYGRERVYIVQAPWGDMLQVWRPEAWINEEVDGHRHEATFEHKMKWMKYI; this is encoded by the coding sequence ATGGAGACTGTGGTTCAAACAACGCCAGAGCTGCCTCAGGAAATCCTGATGGATATATTTGCCCTTCTAGAGATCCCTGACCTTGTGCGGGCAGGCTCTGTTTGCTCCTCCTGGAACAATGCGTATACCAGAATACGTAACATCGGGCAGAAGAAACAGGCACAGACACCATGCCTCCTCTACACTTCAGAATCAGCTGGTGAGAATGTTGCTTGCCTCTACAGCCTTGCAGAAAAGAGGGCCTACAAATTAACTCTCCCTGAGCCATCCATCCATCGAAGGTATCTGATTGGGTCCTCACACGGATGGGTGATTACTGTTGACGAGCGGTCCGAGATGCACCTTGTCAATCCAATCACTAGTGAACAAATCGCACTCCCTTCTGTGATCACCATTGAGCAAGTAGAACCCATTTACGACAATACAGGTGCAATATGTAAGTATAATTACTCAATGGACACCAAAATGTCAGTTACTAGACGATCCTTGACACTTGCTCTTGGGAAGCTACGGTACTACTTCCATCATAAGGCACATATATTTTATGATGCATCTGTAGGAAGCTATATTGTGGTGTTCATCCACAATCCATTTGGTCAGCTCGTATTTGCTAGGTTAGGCGATGAGAAGTGGACCCGGCTGTCATCTTACACAAATTTTCAGGACTGCATCTACCAGGATGGTGTATTATATGCAGTGACAGCATTTGGTGAAATTGCCTTTGATCTCAGCGGACCAGTGGTCGGAGCAAAGATAATTATGGACAGGGTAAGTGATTTTTATGGTAGGGAAAGGGTTTACATTGTTCAGGCTCCATGGGGTGATATGCTGCAAGTTTGGAGACCAGAAGCATGGATAAACGAAGAGGTGGATGGGCATCGGCATGAGGCAACATTTGAGCACAAAATGAAGTGGATGAAATATATATAA